In Caldicellulosiruptor morganii, the following proteins share a genomic window:
- a CDS encoding glycosyltransferase family 1 protein, with protein MDDLQPKPLRVLHVVGGMDRGGAETMIMNFYRKIDRTKIQFDFLCMKRGEHHYDEEIRSLGGRIIHIDPPKSVGIIKHIYDMMRVMRKYGPFIAIHAHTQFHSGIVAFAAFLAGIRKRICHSHTTSDMSTNNILRRLYFRIMRVLIRIFATKMLACSNEAGAFLFGTSSMKSGNVFIFQNAIDLSKYELLSEKNAIELKHLLNLPIESIILGHVGRFSQPKNHKFLVQLMKYVKANSLNIFLVLVGDGELRRDIENIVKVEELNEYIKFLGIREDIPELMNMFDVFIMPSLYEGLPVVLVEAQAAGTPCIVSDRISREVDFGLNLIEFVSLDAPVEEWVDKIVKRAGTKLKNFSKIREAYKKRKFDVDEVVKEIEKIYMD; from the coding sequence GTGGATGATTTGCAGCCTAAGCCGTTGCGTGTATTACATGTTGTAGGTGGTATGGATCGTGGTGGGGCGGAAACAATGATAATGAATTTTTATAGAAAAATCGACAGGACCAAAATACAATTCGATTTTTTGTGTATGAAACGAGGAGAACATCATTATGACGAAGAAATTAGATCTTTAGGAGGGAGAATAATTCATATTGATCCCCCGAAGAGTGTAGGAATAATAAAGCATATTTATGACATGATGCGTGTTATGCGTAAATACGGCCCTTTTATTGCAATACATGCTCACACTCAATTTCACTCAGGAATAGTTGCATTTGCTGCATTTCTTGCAGGTATACGTAAACGTATTTGTCATTCCCATACCACTAGTGATATGAGTACAAATAATATTCTGAGAAGGTTATATTTTAGAATTATGCGTGTTTTGATAAGAATCTTTGCAACCAAAATGCTTGCTTGTAGTAATGAAGCAGGAGCTTTCTTGTTTGGGACGTCTTCAATGAAATCTGGAAATGTATTTATATTTCAAAATGCAATTGATCTAAGTAAATATGAATTGTTGTCTGAAAAAAATGCAATCGAATTAAAACACTTATTGAATTTGCCAATAGAATCAATTATATTAGGACATGTTGGGAGATTTTCTCAGCCAAAAAATCATAAATTTTTAGTTCAACTTATGAAATATGTAAAAGCTAATTCTTTAAATATTTTTTTAGTGTTAGTTGGTGATGGTGAATTAAGAAGGGATATTGAAAATATTGTAAAGGTAGAAGAATTAAATGAATATATTAAATTCCTTGGCATAAGAGAAGATATTCCTGAACTTATGAATATGTTTGATGTCTTTATAATGCCATCTCTCTATGAGGGACTACCAGTAGTATTGGTAGAAGCTCAAGCGGCTGGAACACCATGTATTGTGTCAGACAGGATTAGTAGAGAAGTGGATTTTGGTTTAAATTTAATTGAATTTGTTTCTTTGGATGCCCCGGTTGAAGAATGGGTAGATAAGATAGTTAAAAGAGCGGGAACTAAGTTAAAAAATTTCAGTAAAATACGGGAAGCTTATAAAAAAAGAAAATTTGATGTAGATGAAGTTGTTAAAGAGATCGAAAAGATTTATATGGATTGA